The window CCCCTATACATTCTTCGCAACGGCAAGTTCGGTCGTTCTCATGGGAGCAAAACCTGTTTTCGCTGACATAGAAAGGGAGAGCATGAACATTGACCCCGGGTTGATCGAAAAGGCGATCACTCCGAGGACAAAGGCCATCATAATCGTTCATTTATTCGGAAAGCTCTGTGACATGGACAGGATATCGGCAATAAGTAAGAAGTACGGTATACCTGTCATCGAAGACATAGCCCAATCCCTTGGTTCCCGGAACGATCGCGGGATGTCGGGAAGTTTCGGCGATATTGCGGCATTAAGCTTCTATCCTACGAAAAATCTCGGCGGCATCGGTGAAGGTGGAATGGTTCTTTCAAAGAGGAGAGACCTTGGAGAAAAGGTAAAAAAACTGAGGGTTCACGGAATGGGCAGCGTTCCATATCACCACGAAATGGTAGGCATCAACAGCAGGCTCGACGAGATCAAGGCCTGCGCCCTCGTTGTAAAATTCCCCTATCTTGAAACCTGGAACAGAAAGAGAATGGAGAATGCCCGGTTCTACAACAAAAAACTGAAAGACCTTCCTGTTATGTCTCCCCATATCAAGGATGATCTCTCATACATAGCGCACCAGTATGTCATACGGGTGCAGGAGAGGGATAAGCTGCAGGAATTTCTGAAACAGAAAGGCATTGTGACCGGGGTATACTACCCCCTGCCCCTGCATCTCCAGCCCTGCTTTGCATCCTTCGGATATAAAAAAGGCGACTTCCCTGTAGCGGAGGAGGCATCTCTGACCAGCCTGGCGCTCCCTGTCTATCCGGAATTGAAGAAGGCGGAAAAAGATTATATCGTCGCTTCAGTGCGGGAATTCTTTAATCGTACATCGTAGTTCGTATATCGTATATCGCAAGGATTCTTTTGCAGTTCACGATATACTATATACTATCTACTATCTACGGGTTTGATGGTTTTCCTATCATTACCTGCACCATCCTTTCGAAGGTGAGGTACTTTCTCGCTATCCTGTCTACGTCTTCCTTCGTGACCTTTTCAATGGACCCCGGCCATACCTTGAAATAATTCGGTTTCAGTCCGTACATCGTGTCAAAACACATGGCTGTTGTGATAGCGCCATTTGACTGCATCCTGATGTAATGATTTCCGATAAGGTAATTCTTCCCGTTCTCAACCTCTTTTTGGGT of the Syntrophorhabdaceae bacterium genome contains:
- a CDS encoding DegT/DnrJ/EryC1/StrS family aminotransferase → MNIPPINLKAQFKLVQKDVLKNIREILSEQKLILGQYCSRLEDTIAQYAGVPSAISCANGTDALILSLMALDIKEGDEVITTPYTFFATASSVVLMGAKPVFADIERESMNIDPGLIEKAITPRTKAIIIVHLFGKLCDMDRISAISKKYGIPVIEDIAQSLGSRNDRGMSGSFGDIAALSFYPTKNLGGIGEGGMVLSKRRDLGEKVKKLRVHGMGSVPYHHEMVGINSRLDEIKACALVVKFPYLETWNRKRMENARFYNKKLKDLPVMSPHIKDDLSYIAHQYVIRVQERDKLQEFLKQKGIVTGVYYPLPLHLQPCFASFGYKKGDFPVAEEASLTSLALPVYPELKKAEKDYIVASVREFFNRTS